In Parasphingorhabdus halotolerans, a single window of DNA contains:
- a CDS encoding helix-turn-helix transcriptional regulator: protein MVKDSFDKLNDGQRHCLRLVLAHLNSKEIGRELDISPHTVDQRLRESLRILECNTRFEAARKFAEYEGAEPYQPLIYQSPDVEKTRESSILGGSANLAKEIENNLIAGASNVENGAAALVFEKPQTRNYRLPFPRYRGEKNELGSVERLGWVIVFAIGSAISFGGLLAGLEALSRLAG from the coding sequence ATGGTCAAAGATAGTTTTGATAAACTTAATGACGGCCAGCGGCATTGTCTGCGACTGGTTCTTGCCCACTTGAATTCGAAGGAAATTGGCCGGGAACTTGATATATCTCCACATACTGTAGACCAGCGACTGCGCGAATCGCTCCGTATTTTGGAATGCAACACCCGCTTCGAAGCGGCACGAAAATTTGCAGAATATGAAGGTGCAGAACCCTATCAACCGTTGATATATCAATCACCGGATGTTGAGAAAACCCGAGAATCATCCATTTTGGGCGGGTCAGCCAATCTGGCAAAGGAAATCGAGAATAATCTGATTGCTGGTGCTTCAAATGTCGAAAATGGCGCAGCCGCGCTCGTATTTGAAAAACCACAGACCAGAAACTACCGGCTTCCTTTTCCGCGCTACCGCGGCGAGAAAAATGAACTGGGTTCAGTCGAACGACTGGGATGGGTCATCGTTTTCGCAATCGGTTCTGCAATCTCATTTGGCGGGCTACTAGCGGGGCTGGAAGCATTGTCCCGGCTGGCAGGGTAA
- a CDS encoding spinster family MFS transporter, protein MSASQAETAPLTNTGQPFGTSGYRNYVLISLTVLYTLNFIDRILIGVVAQPIIEEFKLQDWQFGLLSGFGFALMYTLMGIPIARLAEHMNRVRIIAASVILWSLMTALCGIAGSFLALLVFRIGVGIGEAGLTPAANSIIADYYPPRSRARAIAIYTMGITLGGVLANAFGGPITEWFSWREAFLALGIPGVFFGLVFLWTVKEPPRGYADPPTATKVEKANLAQTIKEVSAKRSFWINMFAASLVAFVGYGISNFQVAFFQRAHGMSISDVALQIAVPLGLAASLGAFATGYMTEKLSEKYPNAVAWLPGVMLIACVPLYWIGFTTESVPFALVVLIVGAFLHYSYLGAQYTICQGVASARSRATAVALFLFVVNLIGYGLGPLFMGLVSDILMQSNLAASQFGGELTGAICKGKPEELITALGQAKAAACMTASAEGLRWAIIYIVSIFLVAGAMYIYACKTLQQDLVAKMN, encoded by the coding sequence ATGAGCGCATCGCAAGCTGAAACAGCTCCGCTAACCAATACTGGCCAACCTTTTGGGACCAGTGGTTACCGCAACTATGTGCTTATATCTCTTACCGTCCTTTACACATTGAATTTTATCGATCGTATCCTGATCGGCGTCGTTGCCCAGCCGATCATTGAAGAATTCAAATTGCAGGATTGGCAATTCGGCCTGCTATCCGGCTTCGGTTTTGCGCTCATGTATACACTCATGGGAATCCCGATTGCACGACTAGCCGAACATATGAATCGGGTACGAATTATTGCGGCAAGTGTTATTCTATGGTCGTTAATGACAGCATTATGCGGCATCGCCGGCAGTTTTCTGGCGTTGTTGGTGTTCCGGATCGGCGTTGGGATTGGCGAAGCAGGGCTAACGCCTGCGGCAAATTCGATTATCGCGGACTATTATCCACCGCGCAGCAGGGCAAGAGCCATTGCGATCTATACGATGGGCATTACATTGGGCGGCGTGCTGGCCAATGCATTTGGCGGACCAATAACCGAGTGGTTTTCATGGCGGGAAGCTTTCTTGGCGCTGGGCATTCCTGGCGTCTTTTTCGGGCTCGTATTTCTTTGGACCGTCAAGGAGCCGCCCCGCGGCTATGCCGATCCGCCGACAGCAACCAAGGTTGAAAAAGCAAATCTCGCGCAGACGATCAAAGAAGTTTCTGCCAAGCGGAGTTTTTGGATCAATATGTTCGCTGCCTCTCTGGTTGCCTTTGTAGGTTATGGCATCAGCAACTTTCAGGTTGCATTCTTCCAGCGCGCACATGGCATGTCGATCTCCGATGTTGCGCTACAAATTGCTGTCCCTCTTGGTTTGGCGGCCTCACTGGGTGCATTTGCGACGGGATATATGACAGAAAAACTGAGCGAAAAATATCCCAACGCAGTGGCCTGGCTGCCCGGCGTGATGTTGATCGCGTGTGTGCCGCTATACTGGATAGGCTTCACAACCGAAAGCGTTCCGTTTGCGCTTGTCGTGTTAATCGTCGGCGCATTTCTTCATTACAGTTATCTCGGTGCCCAATATACGATCTGTCAAGGTGTCGCCAGCGCCAGGTCTCGGGCGACAGCGGTGGCGCTTTTCCTGTTTGTGGTAAATCTCATCGGCTACGGTTTGGGGCCTTTATTCATGGGCCTGGTGAGCGACATATTGATGCAAAGCAACCTGGCAGCGTCCCAATTCGGGGGTGAACTTACCGGCGCAATTTGCAAGGGCAAGCCAGAGGAATTGATCACAGCGTTGGGACAAGCCAAAGCCGCTGCTTGCATGACCGCCAGTGCAGAAGGCTTAAGATGGGCGATAATTTATATCGTATCGATATTCTTGGTAGCTGGCGCAATGTACATCTACGCCTGCAAAACCTTGCAGCAAGATCTTGTCGCCAAAATGAACTGA
- a CDS encoding TIGR02186 family protein, translating into MNGLVSYISKVGFCLAAFILLLGNTPVLVPDVSQDKISIKGDFTGAQLLLFGAITYPPGTRNQERADIVVVLKGPTQSIVLREKQNVAGIWINAASSEFRSAPGFYAVASSRPIETIVDNKTADIYELGLDHLQLSPAGAIDSKELGRFTDGLVDLNSRGQLYKSLPNQVEITNSVLYKARINLPASVPVGDYSAETFLIIDGRVEAAEIKDITIEKIGMGRFFTNLSQEYGFIYGLLAVFLSVSLGWAAGYAFRKL; encoded by the coding sequence ATGAATGGACTGGTTTCATATATTTCCAAGGTGGGCTTTTGCTTGGCTGCGTTTATTCTATTGCTGGGAAATACACCGGTTCTGGTTCCAGATGTATCGCAGGACAAGATTAGCATCAAAGGTGATTTTACCGGCGCGCAGTTGCTGCTGTTCGGGGCTATTACCTATCCGCCTGGTACCCGCAACCAGGAACGTGCAGATATCGTGGTGGTTCTCAAGGGCCCGACGCAGTCGATTGTGCTGCGGGAAAAACAGAATGTAGCTGGCATCTGGATCAATGCGGCCAGCAGCGAGTTTCGCTCCGCGCCAGGATTTTATGCGGTTGCATCGTCTCGGCCAATAGAGACCATCGTCGATAACAAGACGGCCGATATTTATGAACTCGGTCTCGATCATCTGCAATTGTCACCCGCAGGTGCAATTGACAGCAAGGAACTTGGCCGGTTTACTGACGGTCTGGTTGATCTGAATTCGCGCGGCCAGCTTTACAAAAGCCTGCCCAACCAGGTCGAGATAACCAATTCTGTATTATATAAAGCTCGGATCAATTTGCCCGCCAGCGTGCCTGTCGGCGACTATTCCGCCGAAACCTTCCTGATTATAGACGGTCGGGTCGAGGCCGCCGAAATAAAAGACATCACTATAGAGAAGATCGGCATGGGCCGCTTCTTCACTAACCTGTCGCAGGAATATGGCTTTATCTATGGTCTATTGGCTGTGTTTCTTTCCGTGTCTCTGGGTTGGGCAGCGGGATATGCATTCCGCAAACTGTGA
- a CDS encoding S9 family peptidase: METTRVLTGDWDRSVGSIAWTPDSMKLIVTAQEVLDHPAFEVDVETGAVKRLTGEGNVGGVIPLKDGSIIYSMNSLQAPSDLYRRASDGSVTQLTNMNGKELAEIDKVDIQRFDFKGANGDQVWGQIIKPAGVTGRLPMAFLVHGGPQGSFGDSWSTRWNPKVMASQGFAVVTIDFHGSTGYGQAFTDSINQDWGGKPLEDLKLGFEAALKIDKQIDGERACALGASYGGYMMNWIAGNWPDRFDCIINHAGVFDLRSMALSTEELWFDQWDHGGTWTKRPNPEKWNPVNHIEKWKTPTLVIHGEKDFRIPYTQSLMAFNVLQENEVPSKLLIFPDENHWVLKGKNSVQWHKAVFDWMKKWTAVGGQEGED; encoded by the coding sequence ATGGAAACGACACGGGTCCTGACCGGTGACTGGGACCGCTCGGTCGGTTCCATCGCGTGGACACCGGATAGCATGAAACTGATCGTAACCGCGCAGGAGGTGCTCGATCATCCGGCGTTCGAGGTGGATGTGGAAACCGGAGCAGTGAAGCGGCTGACGGGTGAAGGCAATGTGGGTGGCGTTATCCCGCTGAAAGACGGCTCGATCATCTACTCTATGAACAGCCTGCAGGCACCGAGTGATCTCTATCGTCGTGCGTCGGATGGTAGCGTCACCCAGCTTACCAATATGAACGGCAAGGAACTGGCAGAAATCGACAAGGTTGACATTCAACGCTTCGATTTCAAAGGTGCCAATGGCGATCAGGTCTGGGGACAAATTATCAAACCCGCCGGGGTTACCGGCAGGCTCCCGATGGCGTTTCTCGTCCACGGCGGACCGCAGGGCAGCTTTGGCGATAGCTGGTCAACCCGCTGGAACCCGAAAGTCATGGCGAGCCAGGGCTTTGCCGTTGTCACCATCGATTTTCATGGATCAACTGGATATGGTCAGGCTTTCACCGACAGCATCAATCAGGATTGGGGCGGCAAACCGCTGGAAGACCTCAAACTTGGCTTTGAAGCTGCGCTCAAGATCGACAAGCAGATCGATGGCGAACGGGCGTGTGCGCTCGGTGCCTCCTACGGCGGCTATATGATGAACTGGATCGCGGGCAATTGGCCCGACCGTTTTGACTGCATCATCAACCATGCCGGCGTGTTTGATCTGCGCAGCATGGCGCTTTCTACTGAAGAGCTATGGTTCGACCAGTGGGATCATGGCGGAACATGGACGAAACGCCCCAATCCGGAAAAATGGAACCCGGTCAACCACATCGAAAAATGGAAAACACCGACGCTGGTCATTCACGGCGAAAAGGATTTCCGTATTCCTTACACGCAAAGCCTGATGGCGTTTAATGTGCTGCAAGAGAATGAAGTTCCGTCAAAATTGCTAATTTTCCCGGATGAAAACCACTGGGTGCTGAAAGGCAAGAACAGCGTGCAGTGGCACAAGGCGGTGTTTGACTGGATGAAGAAATGGACGGCTGTGGGCGGTCAAGAGGGCGAAGACTAA
- a CDS encoding glycosyl transferase family protein has protein sequence MMIEFALLFLDGLHKELLFFASICFLLGSIDDTIFDALWIGHKLKRKLFVYPKHQRATVESLTFSSKSEALAVFVPAWQEADVIGAMLQRCLRQWTYTYYRIYVGCYPNDPATIAAVAAAVGGSDKVRLVVCEEHGPTSKADCLNRLWKALCKDEIVESKTYGAIILHDAEDIVHPEALKLFGHLTGRASLVQIPVIPRRALKSRWIAGHYGDEFAELHAKQMVLREALGVSLPSAGVGCAFARSALARVSIRTRGKPFDAASMTEDYELGLKLTGAGGRGIFARLKDRQGQLVATQEFFPDNLDDAVRQKARWMAGIALMGWDRLGWKSCWRENWMRLRDRKASFAAIILALAYAAIVLTGLLWICSAAGFYQMQPISTSLKIMLSANVIFLAWRLAIKSYFVFSLYGFREALLSVPRTLVANIINIMAARLALAQYIGSLSGTPIRWDKTSHFYPELSEIQQLKTATQSSRE, from the coding sequence ATGATGATCGAATTTGCTCTGCTTTTTCTGGATGGTTTGCATAAAGAATTACTGTTCTTTGCCAGCATCTGTTTCCTCCTTGGTTCCATCGATGATACGATATTCGACGCACTGTGGATCGGCCATAAGCTGAAGCGAAAATTATTTGTCTATCCGAAGCATCAGCGCGCGACGGTAGAATCATTGACGTTCTCAAGTAAAAGCGAAGCTTTGGCGGTTTTCGTGCCGGCCTGGCAAGAAGCAGATGTTATCGGCGCGATGCTCCAGCGCTGTCTCCGTCAATGGACTTATACATATTACCGGATTTACGTGGGCTGTTACCCCAATGATCCAGCAACGATTGCGGCAGTCGCGGCGGCAGTTGGCGGTTCCGATAAAGTGAGATTGGTGGTTTGTGAAGAACATGGGCCAACATCAAAAGCTGATTGTCTGAACCGCTTGTGGAAGGCTCTGTGTAAGGACGAGATTGTCGAGTCTAAAACTTATGGTGCGATTATTTTGCATGATGCTGAGGATATCGTCCATCCTGAAGCTCTGAAATTGTTCGGCCATCTCACTGGACGCGCTTCATTGGTGCAGATACCTGTCATCCCAAGGCGCGCTCTTAAATCCCGCTGGATCGCGGGCCATTACGGAGACGAATTTGCTGAGTTACACGCCAAGCAAATGGTATTGCGTGAGGCGCTAGGCGTATCTTTGCCATCTGCCGGTGTCGGTTGCGCATTTGCCCGAAGCGCGCTGGCCAGAGTTTCCATCCGGACGCGCGGCAAGCCGTTTGATGCAGCCAGCATGACCGAAGATTACGAGCTTGGATTGAAGTTGACCGGCGCAGGTGGACGCGGGATTTTTGCACGACTGAAAGATCGTCAGGGTCAATTGGTAGCTACACAAGAATTCTTCCCCGACAATTTGGACGATGCAGTGCGCCAAAAGGCAAGATGGATGGCCGGAATTGCGCTGATGGGTTGGGATCGGCTGGGATGGAAGTCATGCTGGCGAGAAAACTGGATGCGTTTACGAGATCGCAAAGCCAGTTTCGCTGCAATCATACTGGCGCTCGCCTATGCAGCTATCGTTTTAACGGGATTGCTCTGGATTTGCAGCGCTGCCGGTTTTTACCAGATGCAGCCGATTTCGACGTCGCTGAAGATTATGCTTTCGGCAAACGTAATTTTTCTAGCTTGGCGATTGGCAATCAAAAGCTATTTCGTATTCTCATTATATGGCTTTCGAGAAGCACTATTATCTGTCCCCCGAACGCTGGTTGCCAACATCATCAACATAATGGCGGCAAGGCTAGCACTGGCACAATATATCGGGAGTCTCTCCGGAACGCCAATTCGTTGGGATAAAACCAGTCATTTTTATCCTGAACTTAGCGAAATCCAACAACTGAAAACGGCAACGCAGTCCAGTAGAGAATGA
- a CDS encoding TolC family protein: MYQGGRPSAQIRQAQAQSGQTYEQQIATERNVIAQTRAAYSSWRASERVIQSSERAVAASALSLEGVRAENTVGNRTILDILNAEQELLNAQVQLVVARRNSYVAGFSLLAAMGRAEAEDLGLEGGPLYDPLVNYNRVKNVIYDFQTDPNPEPEATRTVDTPAQTADIEPLPAVPQRK; the protein is encoded by the coding sequence ATTTATCAGGGTGGACGTCCCTCGGCGCAGATCCGTCAGGCGCAAGCACAATCGGGACAGACCTATGAGCAACAGATCGCCACCGAGCGCAATGTTATTGCCCAAACCCGCGCCGCCTATTCCAGCTGGCGCGCTTCGGAACGGGTGATCCAATCCTCCGAACGGGCAGTGGCGGCGAGTGCTTTGTCGCTTGAAGGCGTCCGCGCGGAAAATACTGTGGGCAACCGGACCATATTGGACATTTTGAACGCCGAGCAGGAATTGCTCAACGCGCAGGTGCAACTTGTGGTAGCAAGGCGCAACAGCTATGTCGCCGGATTCAGCCTGCTTGCCGCTATGGGCCGCGCTGAAGCGGAAGATCTAGGGCTCGAAGGTGGCCCGCTTTATGATCCACTCGTTAACTATAACCGTGTCAAAAATGTCATATATGACTTCCAAACTGACCCCAATCCAGAGCCGGAAGCCACGCGCACCGTTGACACACCCGCCCAAACAGCGGACATAGAGCCATTACCGGCCGTTCCGCAGCGGAAATAG
- a CDS encoding sulfite exporter TauE/SafE family protein gives MDIYLPIANLSVNAFVIVLLGGLVGILSGMFGVGGGFLTTPLLIFYGIPPTVAAASASTQVTGASISGVAAHMRRKGVDFRMGTVLVVGGIFGTFIGTGLFQILQRWGQIDTVINVLYVLMLSSIGGLMAKESWGSVKALRAGKPMPARKRRHHPLVANLPMRWRFYRSGLYISPIAPFILGLLTGILTMLLGVGGGFIMVPAMLYLLGMGAQVVVGTSLFQILFVTIASTMMHSMTTRAVDIVLAALLLIGSVTGAQLGAKFAQRMRPEYLRLSLAVMVLLVAVRMALGLGFEPDEIYTVQPL, from the coding sequence ATGGATATTTACCTCCCTATCGCGAATTTGTCGGTCAATGCCTTTGTCATTGTTTTGCTCGGCGGTCTGGTGGGTATCTTGTCCGGGATGTTTGGCGTTGGTGGCGGGTTTCTGACGACGCCTTTGCTTATATTTTACGGCATACCGCCGACCGTGGCCGCCGCGTCTGCTTCTACTCAGGTTACGGGTGCCAGCATTTCCGGGGTCGCCGCCCATATGCGACGGAAGGGTGTCGATTTCCGCATGGGTACTGTTTTGGTCGTTGGCGGTATTTTTGGGACTTTCATAGGCACTGGCCTGTTTCAGATTCTCCAGCGATGGGGCCAGATCGATACCGTTATTAATGTACTCTACGTGCTAATGCTGAGCAGCATCGGTGGGCTGATGGCCAAAGAATCCTGGGGCAGTGTCAAGGCCTTGCGTGCCGGTAAGCCAATGCCCGCACGCAAAAGGCGGCATCATCCTTTGGTCGCGAATTTGCCAATGCGTTGGCGCTTTTACCGTTCGGGACTTTATATTTCTCCGATTGCCCCTTTCATTCTGGGGCTGCTCACTGGCATCCTGACGATGTTGCTTGGTGTTGGTGGCGGGTTCATCATGGTTCCTGCAATGCTGTATCTGCTGGGCATGGGCGCGCAAGTGGTGGTTGGTACCTCACTATTTCAAATACTTTTTGTGACCATTGCCTCCACCATGATGCACAGCATGACGACGCGAGCGGTTGATATTGTACTCGCTGCGTTGCTCTTGATCGGCAGTGTAACCGGAGCGCAACTGGGCGCAAAATTCGCGCAGCGGATGCGACCAGAATATTTGCGACTTTCACTGGCCGTCATGGTCCTGTTGGTTGCTGTTAGAATGGCATTGGGTTTAGGGTTTGAACCCGATGAAATCTATACGGTTCAGCCGCTATGA
- a CDS encoding ATP-binding protein, translating to MSDMGSHNFPAARPLPVVTPTPSTDGSQTPKRAEGHKIGEVVEIAGSGSKVILDVNILGSLLEHADPTVQMAGQVGSQIKIRVGQTWLLANIRTQKLHDTHAGVIVAAVDFLGEGDEERLTGHIYNFRRGVTRYPTPGSVVYAVTTADLKQVYASDGRANIEIGTVYPTDDIRGALYVDAMLGKHFALLGSTGTGKSTSAALILHRICDLAPEGHIIMIDPHGEYSAAFKGNGKVFDVNNLNLPYWLMNFREHCEVFVQSTGDEKQMDCDILAKCLLAAKGKSQAAAGVAKLTVDSPVPYLLSDLTTIIQNEMGKLDKATNTAPFMRLKSKIDEIKSDPRYAFMFSGMLVGDTMAAFLTKIFRLPAEGKPISIIDVSAMPSEITPTVVAVLSRLVFDYAIWAKSEPKRPMLLVCEEAHRYIPNDNIAGESSVRDILSRIAKEGRKYGVSLGLITQRPSDLAEGVLSQCGTILSMRLNNDRDQAFVKAAMPEGARGFLDSIPALRNREVICCGEGVAIPIRVSLDTLAEERRPASEDPLFSELWREHGGEEEIIQRVIKRWRSQGR from the coding sequence ATGTCAGACATGGGTTCACATAATTTCCCCGCAGCAAGGCCGCTTCCCGTTGTCACGCCAACGCCCTCTACCGACGGATCACAAACGCCCAAACGCGCAGAAGGCCACAAGATTGGTGAAGTCGTCGAGATAGCAGGTTCCGGTTCCAAGGTGATATTGGATGTGAATATTCTTGGCAGTTTGCTCGAACATGCTGATCCTACAGTACAAATGGCCGGGCAAGTTGGTAGCCAGATTAAAATCCGCGTGGGACAAACATGGTTGCTGGCAAACATCAGAACGCAAAAACTGCATGACACCCATGCTGGCGTTATCGTCGCGGCTGTCGACTTCCTCGGCGAGGGTGATGAAGAGCGGCTCACCGGGCACATCTATAATTTCCGCCGTGGCGTTACACGTTACCCGACACCCGGTTCGGTTGTCTATGCTGTCACAACCGCTGATTTGAAGCAGGTTTACGCCTCCGATGGTCGGGCAAATATTGAAATTGGCACGGTCTATCCTACTGATGATATTCGTGGCGCTCTTTATGTCGATGCCATGCTCGGCAAGCATTTCGCGCTGCTGGGTTCTACCGGTACGGGTAAATCGACCTCGGCTGCACTAATCCTCCACAGGATTTGCGATCTCGCGCCGGAAGGCCATATTATCATGATTGACCCGCATGGTGAATATTCTGCTGCGTTTAAAGGCAACGGCAAAGTGTTTGATGTGAACAACCTCAACCTGCCCTATTGGTTGATGAACTTCCGCGAGCATTGCGAGGTTTTCGTCCAATCGACCGGCGATGAAAAGCAGATGGATTGTGATATTCTCGCCAAATGTCTTCTAGCGGCCAAAGGAAAGAGCCAGGCCGCTGCCGGCGTTGCCAAACTTACTGTAGACTCGCCAGTGCCCTATTTGCTGTCCGACCTCACCACCATCATTCAAAATGAAATGGGCAAGCTTGACAAGGCCACCAACACGGCTCCGTTCATGCGGTTAAAATCCAAAATCGACGAGATTAAGTCCGATCCACGCTATGCCTTCATGTTCTCGGGCATGCTGGTTGGCGATACGATGGCCGCGTTTCTGACCAAGATTTTCCGCCTGCCCGCTGAAGGCAAGCCGATTTCGATTATTGATGTTTCAGCCATGCCATCGGAGATTACTCCCACAGTGGTTGCCGTGCTTAGCAGACTGGTATTTGACTATGCGATCTGGGCCAAAAGCGAACCCAAGCGGCCCATGCTGCTGGTCTGTGAAGAGGCTCACCGCTATATCCCCAACGACAATATTGCCGGCGAAAGCAGTGTCCGCGATATTTTGAGCCGGATTGCCAAGGAAGGCCGTAAATACGGCGTGTCGCTGGGCCTGATTACGCAGCGGCCATCGGATTTGGCCGAAGGCGTCCTGTCACAATGTGGTACCATCCTCTCGATGCGTCTGAACAATGACCGCGACCAAGCCTTTGTGAAAGCGGCGATGCCTGAAGGTGCGCGCGGGTTTCTTGATTCCATCCCTGCGCTGCGTAACCGCGAGGTTATCTGCTGCGGTGAGGGTGTCGCCATTCCCATCCGTGTGTCGCTCGATACACTAGCCGAAGAACGCCGCCCGGCGTCCGAAGATCCGCTCTTCTCCGAACTGTGGCGCGAGCATGGCGGCGAGGAAGAGATTATCCAGCGGGTTATCAAACGCTGGAGAAGCCAGGGGCGGTAA
- a CDS encoding acyl-CoA thioesterase has product MARPEPWQLDPDNYPVSLLTPTRFQDIDPNRHLNNVAFASMFENARVRLNRNLRPWADRPKNERSMIASVTINYLREGLFPDDVTVCSGVSHIGTSSYVISQAMFQNGKCLATCDGVIVCRTDGEGKPLRKEVVAALEAMRTTS; this is encoded by the coding sequence ATGGCGCGGCCCGAACCCTGGCAACTGGACCCGGATAATTATCCGGTATCGCTGCTCACACCTACGCGGTTTCAGGATATTGATCCGAACCGGCATCTCAACAATGTCGCTTTCGCCTCGATGTTTGAAAATGCCCGGGTTCGCCTGAACCGCAACCTGCGTCCTTGGGCGGACCGACCAAAAAACGAACGCAGCATGATCGCATCCGTAACGATCAATTATCTGCGCGAAGGGCTGTTTCCTGATGATGTGACCGTCTGCTCGGGCGTCAGTCATATCGGCACATCAAGCTATGTTATTTCCCAAGCGATGTTCCAGAACGGCAAATGTCTCGCGACCTGCGATGGCGTCATCGTCTGCCGCACCGATGGCGAAGGCAAGCCGTTGCGTAAAGAAGTGGTTGCGGCACTCGAAGCGATGCGGACGACAAGTTAG
- a CDS encoding DUF2497 domain-containing protein — protein MAEQNRDSSMEEILSSIKRIIAEDKSVAIDRSEPRRPRSTKPALQAVPDISADTQQDDTDEVLELTDELAENTPSSARGVFGDRRSEERLIDDQKLDSMRQSLSALVAIDKVDKLSNIKAAGGTSLEDLTRELMRPMVKQWLDQNLPSLVEELVAREIQRLSDK, from the coding sequence ATGGCCGAACAGAATAGGGATTCTTCGATGGAGGAAATATTGTCCTCGATTAAGCGGATCATTGCCGAAGACAAGTCAGTCGCGATTGATCGCTCTGAACCCCGCAGGCCGCGCAGCACAAAGCCTGCGCTACAAGCTGTACCCGATATTTCTGCTGATACTCAGCAGGACGACACCGATGAAGTGCTCGAGCTTACCGACGAGCTGGCTGAAAATACACCATCATCAGCCCGCGGCGTATTTGGTGACCGCCGTTCTGAAGAGCGGCTTATCGACGATCAAAAACTCGATAGCATGCGGCAGTCCCTCTCCGCACTGGTCGCCATCGACAAGGTTGACAAACTATCGAACATCAAGGCAGCGGGTGGCACGTCTCTGGAAGACCTGACCCGCGAACTGATGCGACCGATGGTAAAACAGTGGCTGGATCAGAATCTGCCGAGCCTCGTGGAAGAACTTGTTGCGCGAGAAATCCAGCGACTAAGCGATAAATAG
- a CDS encoding enoyl-CoA hydratase/isomerase family protein, which yields MTYFPTEDRDGTIIITLTNGERNTLNPDLLEEGVTALQELAKNPPKGGIVLTGAGEHFTCGMDTKVAASLDEAGQKRARDGVNNLIAALHRLPCPLVCAVNGNSIGAGGIMMLCADWIYAATGHYKIGLPEAKAGLPFPPVPQAVLDHWLEPSWRRRLALSSMLLTPNEAIGAGLVEATVMPDDLIDKSVAKAKELAAQPGFRACKRQLRAKANAEIDGILDN from the coding sequence ATGACCTATTTCCCGACCGAAGATCGCGATGGCACGATCATCATCACGCTGACCAATGGCGAGCGCAATACGCTCAATCCCGACTTGCTTGAGGAAGGTGTAACGGCGCTGCAAGAACTGGCCAAAAACCCTCCCAAAGGCGGCATTGTTCTTACCGGAGCGGGCGAACATTTCACCTGCGGGATGGACACGAAAGTCGCTGCATCGCTGGATGAAGCAGGCCAGAAACGCGCGCGGGACGGCGTCAATAATCTGATCGCGGCGCTCCACCGCCTGCCCTGCCCGCTGGTTTGCGCGGTAAATGGCAATTCGATTGGTGCTGGCGGGATCATGATGCTTTGTGCGGACTGGATCTATGCCGCCACCGGACATTACAAGATCGGACTGCCCGAAGCCAAGGCGGGATTGCCCTTTCCTCCGGTGCCGCAAGCGGTGCTGGATCACTGGCTGGAACCGAGCTGGCGGCGGCGGTTGGCGCTTTCGAGCATGTTGCTCACGCCCAATGAAGCCATTGGTGCCGGGCTGGTCGAAGCCACGGTTATGCCGGATGATCTGATCGACAAATCAGTCGCGAAGGCGAAAGAACTGGCGGCCCAACCGGGGTTCAGGGCTTGTAAACGGCAATTGCGGGCGAAGGCCAATGCCGAGATTGATGGGATATTGGATAATTAG